From Microcystis aeruginosa NIES-2549, a single genomic window includes:
- a CDS encoding addiction module antidote protein, whose protein sequence is MATIQTYPWNAADHLQTQEDIAAYLEAALEDGDPSLIIAALGDIARAKGMTNIASETGLESENLCKDLLSEGNLEFTTVIKILQAFGLRLQIVPIT, encoded by the coding sequence ATGGCTACTATCCAAACCTATCCTTGGAATGCTGCAGATCATCTGCAAACACAAGAAGATATAGCGGCATATCTTGAAGCTGCTCTCGAAGATGGTGATCCGAGTTTAATAATAGCAGCATTAGGTGATATTGCCCGCGCTAAAGGAATGACAAATATTGCCAGTGAAACAGGGTTAGAAAGTGAAAATCTCTGCAAAGATTTGTTAAGCGAAGGTAATCTAGAGTTTACTACAGTTATTAAGATTTTACAGGCATTTGGATTACGTCTCCAGATTGTACCCATTACCTAA
- a CDS encoding ISL3 family transposase encodes MPSNPQLKLMTELLHLEGVVVTNYQIITDIGIVLHLENMSRESQCIHCGSKTEKVHQNNELTIRDLPFGEQALYLRINRRQMRCEKCGKKFTEELNYLPKKRTYTDRFRKKIVAEVLNSDLKNTAERNGVSEQEIETMLKDLGEELITAKPQGLKKLGIDEIAMIKGKGNYYAVLVNIDTGKIIGLGEKRTEEALTEYLKHWGEEVLSQIEEVSIDLWIGYKNVAEKLMSQAQIVGDRFHVMKQVNNELDEARKEVKREAAKIKNKKNKENILAGIAKSKYALLKNEGDLVEKERKKLEEIYKVSPKLGEMHKLKEEFREVFEKNTEGNEGLFALSDWLKKAMAYFPKSCQTIRRWIDEITAYFDNRTTQGTVEGINNKLKVIKRRGYGFRNFKNFSLRCLLNWHFAS; translated from the coding sequence ATGCCATCAAATCCACAATTAAAGTTAATGACCGAGCTACTTCACCTAGAAGGAGTTGTCGTTACCAATTATCAAATTATTACCGATATAGGAATTGTTTTACATTTAGAAAATATGTCAAGAGAAAGCCAGTGCATTCATTGTGGAAGTAAAACGGAAAAAGTTCATCAAAACAATGAATTAACAATCCGAGATTTACCCTTTGGAGAACAGGCATTATATCTGAGAATCAATCGTCGTCAGATGAGATGCGAGAAATGTGGGAAAAAATTCACAGAAGAACTAAATTATTTGCCGAAGAAAAGAACCTACACAGACAGATTTAGAAAAAAAATAGTGGCCGAAGTCCTGAATAGTGATCTCAAAAATACGGCAGAAAGAAATGGAGTAAGCGAACAAGAAATAGAGACGATGCTCAAAGACTTAGGAGAAGAGTTAATAACCGCAAAACCTCAAGGGCTAAAAAAACTAGGAATAGATGAAATAGCCATGATAAAGGGAAAAGGAAATTACTATGCTGTGTTAGTAAATATAGACACAGGAAAAATTATAGGCTTAGGGGAAAAAAGAACAGAAGAAGCATTAACAGAATATCTGAAACACTGGGGAGAAGAGGTTTTGAGCCAAATAGAGGAAGTAAGTATAGACCTGTGGATAGGGTATAAAAATGTGGCAGAAAAACTAATGTCTCAAGCTCAAATAGTAGGGGATAGATTCCATGTAATGAAACAAGTAAATAACGAGCTAGATGAAGCAAGAAAGGAGGTAAAAAGAGAGGCAGCTAAGATAAAAAACAAGAAAAATAAAGAAAATATCTTAGCAGGAATAGCCAAGAGCAAATATGCCTTATTAAAGAATGAAGGAGACTTAGTAGAGAAAGAAAGGAAAAAATTGGAAGAAATATATAAAGTGTCTCCAAAACTTGGGGAAATGCACAAATTAAAAGAGGAATTTAGAGAAGTATTTGAGAAAAATACGGAGGGGAATGAGGGATTATTTGCCTTGAGTGATTGGCTCAAAAAGGCGATGGCTTACTTTCCTAAAAGCTGCCAGACAATTCGGCGGTGGATTGACGAAATAACTGCCTATTTTGATAACCGAACAACCCAGGGAACAGTTGAAGGAATTAATAATAAACTGAAGGTGATTAAAAGGAGAGGCTATGGATTTAGAAACTTTAAAAACTTTAGTCTTAGATGTTTATTAAATTGGCATTTTGCTAGTTGA
- a CDS encoding GxxExxY protein: MTFINPQYPESELTGKIIGCAMEVHRILGNGFQEVIYQRALAKEMNLQGLSFSREHEMPIFYKDDQIGTRRVDFFVEGKVMVELKAVIQLEDVHLAQAINYLEAYGLDIGLLLNFGNISLQFKRVHKPKRKPNYN; the protein is encoded by the coding sequence ATGACTTTTATTAATCCCCAATACCCTGAAAGTGAACTAACAGGTAAAATTATTGGTTGTGCAATGGAAGTTCACCGTATCTTAGGAAATGGTTTTCAAGAAGTAATTTATCAACGTGCTTTGGCAAAAGAAATGAACCTACAGGGATTATCTTTTTCGAGAGAACACGAAATGCCGATCTTTTATAAAGATGATCAAATAGGTACAAGACGAGTTGACTTTTTTGTTGAAGGTAAAGTGATGGTAGAATTAAAAGCCGTTATTCAACTTGAAGATGTTCACTTAGCACAAGCTATCAATTATCTCGAAGCTTATGGGTTAGATATTGGATTATTGCTTAATTTTGGAAATATCAGTTTACAGTTTAAAAGAGTTCACAAGCCTAAAAGAAAACCTAACTATAACTAG
- a CDS encoding glycogen/starch/alpha-glucan phosphorylase — translation METTYTLADGPEALQCPTLVEDDRTGMSPETLKRAFLDNLFYLQGVNRTNASPYNYYVALAYTVRDRLLRRFLKSTDTYKQEKVKLVCYFSAEFLMGRYLGNNLANLGIYDLIKETIEELGLDFEEIIEQEPDPGLGNGGLGRLAACFLDSLASLEIPAIGYGIRYEFGIFHQIIQDGWQVEIPDNWLRFGNPWELPRPDESVEVKLGGRTEIYHDDKGQERVQWLPERRVLAIPHDTPVPGYKTNTVNALRLWKAEASESFNFEAFNAGLYDQSVAEKMDAETISKVLYPNDNTPAGRELRLAQQYFFVAASLQDLIRIHLKNHKNLQNFHETAAIQLNDTHPAIAIAELMRLLVDENGLEWSKAWTITQKTFAYTNHTLLPEALERWSAALLGKLLPRHLEIIYLINHFFLDDVRTWFPDNEELLGKLSIVEEAGWGNKQIRMANLACVGSHSINGVAALHTELLQKDTLKEFAMLWPEKFYNKTNGVTPRRWILLSNPQLSALFTEKIGDDWLKDLKELRKLEQYLDDPEFRQRWYEIKQANKADLAAYILKTCNIEVDVNSIFDVQVKRIHEYKRQHLAVLHIIALYNRIKQNPHVDIVPRTFIFGGKAAPGYFMAKLIIKLTNAVAEIVNKDPDVRGRLKVVFLPNFNVSLGQRIYPSADLSEQISTAGKEASGTGNMKFAMNGSLTIGTLDGANIEIREEAGAENFFLFGLTAEEVYGKKAHGYEPMSYYKNNRELKGVIDRIKSGYFSHGDQELFRPIVDSLLYDDQYMLLADYQSYADCQEQVSQAYRDRDKWTRMSILNSVRMAKFSSDRTIWEYCQEIWKVNPVKISLED, via the coding sequence ATGGAGACAACCTATACCCTAGCTGATGGGCCTGAAGCACTTCAATGCCCCACTTTAGTTGAAGACGATCGCACGGGCATGAGTCCCGAAACCCTAAAACGGGCTTTTCTGGACAATCTGTTTTATTTGCAAGGGGTTAACCGCACCAATGCTAGTCCCTACAATTACTATGTCGCCCTTGCCTACACCGTTCGCGATCGCCTCCTGCGTCGTTTTCTGAAATCCACCGACACCTACAAACAAGAAAAAGTTAAACTCGTCTGCTATTTCTCCGCCGAATTTCTCATGGGGCGGTATTTAGGCAATAATCTCGCTAATTTAGGTATTTACGACCTAATCAAAGAGACGATCGAAGAATTAGGTCTTGATTTTGAGGAAATTATCGAACAGGAACCGGATCCCGGCCTCGGAAACGGCGGTTTAGGGCGTTTAGCGGCTTGTTTCCTCGATTCCCTCGCTTCCCTAGAAATTCCCGCCATCGGTTACGGTATCCGCTACGAATTTGGCATCTTCCATCAAATCATCCAAGACGGTTGGCAGGTGGAAATCCCCGATAACTGGCTACGCTTCGGCAATCCTTGGGAATTACCCCGTCCCGATGAAAGTGTGGAAGTAAAACTGGGCGGCCGGACGGAAATCTATCACGATGATAAGGGACAAGAACGGGTACAATGGCTGCCGGAACGTCGGGTTTTAGCCATTCCCCACGATACCCCCGTCCCGGGGTACAAAACCAACACGGTTAACGCTTTGCGTCTCTGGAAAGCAGAAGCGAGTGAATCGTTTAATTTTGAAGCTTTTAACGCCGGGTTGTACGATCAATCCGTGGCCGAAAAAATGGACGCGGAAACCATTTCTAAAGTCCTTTATCCCAACGATAACACCCCCGCCGGTCGCGAATTACGTCTCGCCCAACAATACTTTTTTGTGGCAGCTTCCCTGCAAGATTTAATTCGCATTCACCTAAAAAACCACAAAAATCTGCAAAACTTCCACGAAACCGCCGCTATTCAACTGAACGACACTCACCCCGCCATTGCCATCGCTGAGTTAATGCGTTTGTTAGTGGATGAAAACGGCTTAGAATGGTCAAAAGCTTGGACAATTACCCAAAAAACCTTCGCTTATACCAATCATACCCTCTTGCCGGAAGCCCTGGAACGTTGGTCGGCGGCTCTACTCGGCAAACTGCTGCCCCGACATCTAGAAATTATCTATCTGATCAATCACTTTTTCCTCGATGATGTGCGGACTTGGTTTCCCGATAACGAGGAATTATTGGGCAAATTGTCGATAGTTGAAGAAGCTGGTTGGGGTAATAAACAAATTCGCATGGCTAATTTAGCCTGTGTGGGTAGTCACTCGATTAACGGAGTCGCCGCTTTACACACGGAGTTACTGCAAAAAGACACCCTGAAAGAGTTTGCCATGCTCTGGCCGGAAAAATTCTACAATAAAACCAATGGTGTCACCCCGCGCCGGTGGATTTTATTGAGCAATCCCCAATTATCGGCACTATTTACCGAAAAAATCGGCGATGATTGGTTAAAAGACCTGAAGGAATTGCGAAAACTGGAACAATACCTTGATGATCCCGAATTTCGTCAGCGTTGGTATGAAATTAAACAGGCGAATAAGGCTGATTTAGCGGCTTATATTCTGAAAACCTGCAATATCGAGGTGGATGTTAATTCGATTTTCGATGTGCAGGTAAAACGGATTCACGAATACAAACGCCAACATCTGGCAGTTCTGCACATTATCGCCCTTTACAATCGCATTAAACAGAACCCCCACGTCGATATCGTGCCGCGCACTTTTATCTTTGGTGGTAAGGCAGCCCCCGGTTACTTTATGGCGAAGTTAATTATTAAGTTAACTAATGCTGTAGCTGAAATTGTTAATAAGGATCCTGATGTCAGAGGTCGTTTAAAAGTGGTTTTCCTGCCTAACTTTAACGTTTCTTTGGGTCAGCGCATCTATCCTTCGGCGGATCTTTCCGAACAGATTTCCACGGCGGGTAAGGAAGCTTCCGGAACCGGTAACATGAAGTTTGCCATGAATGGCTCCCTCACCATCGGGACTCTGGACGGTGCTAATATCGAAATCCGCGAGGAAGCAGGGGCAGAAAATTTCTTCCTTTTTGGCTTGACAGCAGAAGAAGTTTATGGTAAGAAAGCCCACGGTTATGAACCGATGAGCTATTACAAAAATAATCGCGAATTGAAGGGAGTGATCGATCGAATCAAGAGTGGTTATTTTAGCCATGGTGACCAGGAATTATTCAGGCCGATCGTTGATTCTCTCCTCTACGATGACCAGTATATGCTTTTAGCTGATTATCAATCCTACGCTGATTGTCAGGAACAGGTAAGTCAAGCTTATCGCGATCGGGACAAGTGGACGCGGATGTCGATTCTTAACTCGGTTCGTATGGCGAAATTCTCTAGCGATCGCACAATCTGGGAATATTGTCAAGAGATTTGGAAAGTTAATCCGGTCAAGATTAGTTTAGAGGATTAA
- a CDS encoding RNA recognition motif domain-containing protein gives MSIFVGNLSYEISQEDLVDVFKDYGKVQRVHIPVDRESGRKRGFAFVEMESKAQETAAIEALDGAEWMGRAIKVNQAREREERASFNGGGGDRRKRY, from the coding sequence ATGTCTATTTTTGTTGGTAATCTCTCTTACGAGATTTCCCAAGAGGATCTGGTCGATGTCTTTAAAGACTACGGCAAGGTTCAAAGAGTCCATATTCCCGTGGATCGCGAGTCAGGCCGCAAACGCGGTTTCGCCTTCGTGGAAATGGAAAGTAAAGCCCAGGAAACCGCCGCGATTGAGGCACTGGATGGTGCTGAATGGATGGGACGAGCAATTAAAGTTAACCAGGCCCGCGAGCGTGAAGAGCGTGCGTCCTTCAATGGTGGTGGTGGTGACAGAAGAAAACGCTATTAA
- a CDS encoding DUF3493 domain-containing protein: MSKSPRLDPQTYARLKAEAANPYRGMRQFIYLGLGASGFIGAVVFLAQLAAARDVATALPNFALQIGVVALMIWLFRREKKAQG; the protein is encoded by the coding sequence ATGAGCAAATCCCCTCGACTTGATCCCCAAACATACGCCCGCTTGAAAGCGGAAGCGGCCAATCCCTATCGAGGGATGCGGCAGTTTATCTATCTCGGTTTAGGGGCTTCTGGTTTTATCGGTGCGGTGGTTTTTCTGGCCCAATTGGCGGCAGCGAGGGACGTAGCCACCGCCTTACCCAATTTTGCCCTACAAATCGGTGTGGTGGCCCTGATGATTTGGTTATTTCGTCGGGAGAAAAAAGCTCAGGGTTGA
- a CDS encoding DUF4351 domain-containing protein, whose protein sequence is MNNVIDHDRLFKELISTFFVEFIQLFFPAVINYLEPNQITFLDKEVFTDVTEGEKYESDLVAQVQFRGQSSFFLIHLEAQSSSQPEFNRRMFTYFARLHQKFALPVYPIVIFSYERPQKEAIRQYKIDFPDLKVLEFNYQVVQLNRLHWRDFLNQANPVAAALMAKMKIAPRDRAKVKAQCLRLLVTLRLDAARMQLISGFVDTYLNLNSSEEIEFQQEISTFIQPEQEGVMQITTSWMRRGLEQGLEQGLEQGLEQGLEQGLARERNLIIRLIKRKLGAIDVTLESRIMTLNIDDLERVGEALLDFSTGEDLTNLLNALDA, encoded by the coding sequence ATGAATAATGTTATTGACCATGATCGTTTATTTAAGGAATTAATTTCGACTTTTTTTGTTGAATTTATTCAGTTGTTTTTCCCCGCGGTTATTAATTATTTAGAGCCTAATCAGATCACATTTTTAGACAAAGAAGTCTTTACCGATGTCACGGAAGGAGAAAAGTATGAAAGTGATTTAGTCGCCCAAGTTCAATTTCGAGGACAATCATCATTTTTCTTAATTCATCTAGAAGCACAGTCTAGCTCTCAACCAGAATTTAATCGGCGAATGTTTACTTATTTCGCTCGTCTGCATCAAAAATTTGCCTTACCAGTTTATCCGATTGTCATATTTTCCTATGAGCGTCCACAAAAAGAAGCAATTCGTCAATACAAAATTGATTTTCCTGACTTAAAAGTGTTAGAATTTAACTATCAAGTTGTCCAGTTAAATCGCTTGCATTGGCGGGATTTTCTCAATCAAGCTAATCCCGTCGCCGCCGCTTTGATGGCCAAGATGAAAATTGCCCCTCGGGATAGAGCAAAAGTTAAGGCACAATGTCTAAGATTATTGGTAACATTAAGATTAGATGCGGCTAGAATGCAATTGATTTCAGGCTTTGTCGATACCTATCTCAATCTCAACTCGTCCGAGGAGATAGAATTTCAACAGGAGATTAGCACATTTATTCAACCCGAACAGGAGGGAGTTATGCAGATTACCACCAGTTGGATGCGCCGCGGTTTAGAACAGGGTTTAGAACAGGGTTTAGAACAGGGTTTGGAACAGGGTTTAGAACAGGGTTTAGCAAGAGAAAGAAATCTAATTATTCGTCTGATTAAACGTAAGTTAGGAGCTATTGATGTGACTCTAGAGAGTCGGATTATGACCTTGAATATTGATGATCTGGAACGAGTGGGGGAAGCTTTATTAGATTTTTCGACAGGGGAGGATTTAACTAATTTGTTAAATGCTTTAGATGCTTAG
- a CDS encoding AAA family ATPase, with amino-acid sequence MSFGEEFELLLRARYPLIYVTTLEEERLEKAIADIAKQSHNRAVYVWDFVDGYQDNPNNENFARRNPLQALEFVEKLPTNIAAIIILRDFQRFLEDISIARKLRNLARSLKSQPKNLIIVAPELSIPSDLTEVITVVDFPLPSGEEIKREIQRLIAATGQPVKEPLLDELVLSAQGLSLERIRRVLAKCLASHGKIEPEDVELILAEKRQSIRQTQILDFYPATEQISDIGGLDNLKDWLIRRGGAFSERARAYGLPNPRGLLLVGIQGTGKSLTAKAISHHWHLPLLRLDVGRLFGGLVGESESRTRQMINLAEALAPCVLWIDEIDKAFAGVDGKGDGGTTGRVFGTFITWLAEKQSPVFVVATANNIQSLPPEMLRKGRFDEIFFVGLPSQKSREEIFSVHLGKVRPHNLKSYDIKRLAYETPDFSGAEIEQTIVEAMHIGFSQNRDFSTDDVLEAASQIIPLARTAQEQIQFLQDWAKSGKARLASRDDRFNLNSSS; translated from the coding sequence ATGAGCTTTGGTGAAGAATTTGAATTACTGCTGCGGGCCCGCTATCCTCTCATCTATGTTACCACCCTAGAAGAAGAACGTCTCGAAAAAGCGATCGCCGATATTGCCAAACAGAGCCATAACCGTGCTGTCTATGTCTGGGATTTCGTGGATGGTTATCAAGATAATCCCAATAATGAGAACTTTGCTCGGCGTAATCCCCTGCAAGCTCTTGAATTCGTCGAAAAGCTGCCGACTAACATCGCCGCCATCATAATTTTACGCGATTTCCAGCGCTTTTTAGAAGATATTTCCATCGCCAGAAAATTGCGAAATCTGGCCCGTTCCCTGAAATCTCAGCCCAAAAACCTAATTATCGTTGCTCCCGAACTGTCTATCCCCTCGGATCTAACCGAAGTAATCACCGTCGTCGATTTTCCCCTACCCAGTGGCGAAGAAATTAAACGGGAAATCCAGCGATTAATCGCCGCCACCGGACAACCGGTAAAAGAACCACTCCTCGATGAATTAGTGCTTTCTGCCCAAGGACTATCCCTAGAGAGAATTCGTCGGGTTTTAGCCAAATGTTTAGCCAGTCACGGCAAAATTGAGCCAGAGGACGTGGAATTAATTTTGGCAGAAAAACGCCAATCGATTCGTCAAACCCAGATATTGGACTTTTATCCCGCCACAGAGCAGATTTCTGACATCGGGGGACTAGATAATCTCAAAGATTGGCTGATTCGTCGCGGTGGTGCCTTTAGTGAACGCGCCCGCGCCTACGGTTTACCAAATCCCCGGGGTTTACTATTGGTGGGAATTCAAGGGACGGGTAAATCCCTGACAGCGAAAGCTATTTCCCATCATTGGCACTTACCCCTACTACGTCTGGACGTGGGGCGTTTATTTGGCGGATTGGTGGGAGAATCGGAATCGCGTACCCGTCAGATGATTAATCTCGCCGAAGCTTTAGCTCCCTGTGTGCTGTGGATAGACGAAATCGATAAAGCTTTCGCCGGAGTGGATGGGAAAGGCGATGGGGGAACCACCGGGCGAGTTTTCGGGACTTTTATCACTTGGTTAGCCGAGAAACAATCGCCGGTTTTTGTCGTCGCTACAGCTAATAACATCCAATCTCTGCCCCCGGAAATGCTGCGAAAAGGACGCTTCGATGAGATATTTTTTGTCGGACTACCTAGCCAAAAGTCCCGCGAGGAGATTTTTAGCGTTCATTTAGGGAAAGTTCGGCCCCATAACCTGAAAAGTTATGATATAAAGCGATTAGCCTACGAAACTCCCGATTTTTCGGGGGCAGAAATCGAACAAACCATCGTGGAAGCGATGCACATCGGGTTTAGTCAAAATCGCGACTTTAGCACCGATGATGTGCTTGAGGCCGCTAGTCAGATTATCCCCCTGGCCCGCACTGCCCAAGAACAGATTCAATTTCTACAGGATTGGGCTAAGTCAGGTAAAGCTCGTCTAGCCTCTCGCGATGATCGTTTTAATCTCAATTCTAGCAGTTAA
- a CDS encoding SH3 domain-containing protein, translating into MKRLSGLLQFMVGFVMGVAILVGGATAVAYMLLSGMNSNPPKPVFTEEKKEETKEEKAAKPIPTTPLQEQPQAEVKESPNAPAAKASPKPSPEETKRETTSEGYQARVTWQSGLSLRSEPTSESTRLGGLDYNTKVSVVGTSSDGQWQRVRLSDGREGWIKAGNISRVE; encoded by the coding sequence ATGAAGCGTTTATCTGGTTTATTGCAATTTATGGTCGGTTTTGTCATGGGAGTGGCGATTCTGGTCGGTGGGGCTACTGCTGTCGCCTATATGCTTCTCTCTGGTATGAATTCTAATCCTCCTAAACCCGTCTTTACCGAGGAGAAAAAAGAGGAAACTAAGGAGGAAAAAGCTGCTAAACCCATCCCTACTACTCCCCTCCAAGAACAACCCCAAGCTGAGGTGAAAGAGTCTCCCAATGCCCCAGCAGCAAAAGCTTCCCCGAAACCCAGTCCCGAAGAAACAAAAAGAGAAACCACATCCGAGGGTTATCAAGCGCGGGTGACATGGCAAAGCGGTTTAAGTCTGCGCTCTGAACCTACCAGTGAATCGACTCGTCTCGGCGGTCTGGATTACAATACTAAAGTCAGTGTGGTGGGAACCAGCAGCGATGGGCAATGGCAGCGCGTACGTCTGTCCGATGGTCGCGAAGGTTGGATTAAAGCGGGTAATATTTCTAGAGTCGAGTAA
- a CDS encoding phosphate-starvation-inducible PsiE family protein codes for MLKQIRKLLINFGQQWRDEDFMRSIHLIENIVSKVLSVALIVVIIVSLYDLVVILIKDLFTTEPVGFFSKTLIEIFGLFLNILIALELLENVTAYLRKHIVQVELVVVTALIAISRKIIIFDPNKYSKDDLIALTVGTLALAASYWLIRKVNRDNRS; via the coding sequence ATGCTCAAACAGATACGGAAACTACTTATCAATTTCGGTCAACAATGGCGCGATGAAGATTTCATGAGGTCGATTCATCTCATTGAAAACATAGTTTCTAAGGTTTTATCCGTAGCCTTAATTGTTGTTATTATTGTTTCTCTTTATGACCTAGTAGTTATCCTAATCAAAGACCTATTTACTACGGAACCCGTCGGTTTTTTTAGTAAAACTTTAATTGAAATCTTCGGATTATTTCTCAATATTTTGATCGCCTTAGAGTTATTAGAAAACGTCACTGCTTACTTAAGAAAACACATCGTACAGGTTGAATTAGTAGTAGTTACGGCTTTAATTGCTATCTCTCGAAAAATTATTATTTTTGATCCCAATAAATACAGTAAAGATGATTTAATTGCCCTCACCGTGGGAACCTTAGCTTTAGCGGCAAGTTATTGGTTAATCAGAAAAGTTAATCGCGATAATCGTTCTTGA
- a CDS encoding nitrate ABC transporter ATP-binding protein (This model describes the ATP binding subunits of ATP-binding cassette (ABC) transporters for nitrate transport, or for bicarbonate transport, in bacteria and archaea.): MYTTTDTVNRATQAPTKEAFVTIEGVSKVYPTPRGPYTVLKDVNLSINEGEFICVIGHSGCGKSTLLNMVSGFSSPTDGIVKVNGKKITKPGPDRMVVFQNYALLPWLSVFENVYLAVDAVSPNAPEAQKRSIVREHLAMVGLTEAMDKTPPQISGGMKQRVSIARALSIRPEVLILDEPFGALDAITKEELQEELLKIWQDKRCTVLMITHDIDEALFLADKLVMMTNGPEAKIGEVMNIHFPRPRDRERIMEDPEYYRLRNYALDFLYNRFAHDDVS, translated from the coding sequence ATGTATACCACCACCGACACCGTTAACCGGGCAACCCAGGCCCCCACTAAAGAAGCTTTTGTTACCATTGAAGGAGTTTCTAAGGTTTATCCCACTCCTAGAGGCCCCTACACCGTCCTCAAGGATGTTAATCTCAGTATCAATGAAGGTGAATTTATCTGTGTGATCGGTCACTCCGGTTGCGGTAAATCCACCCTATTAAATATGGTGTCGGGTTTTTCTTCTCCCACCGATGGCATTGTTAAAGTTAACGGCAAGAAAATTACTAAACCCGGGCCCGATCGCATGGTAGTGTTTCAAAACTATGCTTTATTGCCTTGGTTAAGTGTTTTTGAAAATGTCTATCTCGCGGTAGATGCGGTGTCTCCCAATGCTCCAGAGGCACAAAAACGCTCGATCGTGCGCGAACATTTAGCTATGGTGGGTTTAACCGAAGCTATGGACAAAACCCCTCCCCAAATCTCCGGGGGGATGAAACAACGGGTTTCGATCGCTCGCGCTCTTTCTATCCGTCCGGAAGTGTTGATTCTTGATGAACCTTTCGGTGCCTTGGATGCGATTACTAAAGAGGAATTACAGGAAGAATTGCTGAAAATCTGGCAAGATAAACGCTGTACGGTGTTGATGATTACCCACGATATCGATGAGGCCCTTTTCCTCGCTGATAAGCTGGTAATGATGACCAATGGACCGGAAGCGAAAATCGGCGAAGTGATGAATATTCATTTCCCCCGTCCCCGCGATCGAGAGAGAATTATGGAGGATCCGGAATATTATCGTCTGCGTAACTATGCCCTCGACTTCCTCTATAATCGTTTCGCTCACGATGATGTTAGCTAG